One segment of Triticum aestivum cultivar Chinese Spring chromosome 2A, IWGSC CS RefSeq v2.1, whole genome shotgun sequence DNA contains the following:
- the LOC123190145 gene encoding histone H4, whose protein sequence is MPPSPPRHRSAPPASHRIPPSDRNPTAQLQHPTDRPSREQRPPASNSRKFRGFPRNPTPYKAVTSDSPIHPKLQHPHESFFSQTKTNPATMSGRGKGGKGLGKGGAKRHRKVLRDNIQGITKPAIRRLARRGGVKRISGLIYEETRGVLKIFLENVIRDAVTYTEHARRKTVTAMDVVYALKRQGRTLYGFGG, encoded by the coding sequence ATGCCCCCATCTccgccacgtcaccgatccgcacCACCAGCCTCCCACCGCATCCCACCTTCCGATCGCAATCCAACGGCCCAACTCCAGCATCCCACGGATCGACCCAGCAGAGAGCAGAGACCTCCCGCCTCCAACTCCCGAAAATTTCGGGGCTTCCCTCGCAACCCCACCCCATATAAAGCCGTCACCTCCGATTCCCCAATCCATCCCAAGCTTCAACATCCACACGAGTCCTTCTTCTCTCAAACAAAAACAAATCCAGCGACGATGTCTGGGCGCGGCAAGGGCGGCAAGGGGCTGGGAAAGGGCGGCGCCAAGCGCCACCGGAAGGTCCTCCGCGACAACATCCagggcatcaccaagccggcgatcCGGAGGCTGGCCAGGAGGGGCGGCGTGAAGCGCATCTCCggcctcatctacgaggagacccgcggcgtcctcaagatcttcctcgagaacgTCATACGCGACGCCGTCACCTACACGGAGCACGCCCGCCGCAAGACCGTCACCGCCATGGACGTCGTCTATGCCCTCAAGCGCCAGGGCCGCACCCTCTACGGCTTCGGAGGCTAG